CGGGCCGCACGAATCCGGGGCGCGGGAACGGCCGCGCGACGGGCGGCACACGCCGTGCCCTCCCGCCTCGCGCGGTTCCCGCGCCCCTCGCGGGTTCGCCGGTTGCGTCAGGGTGCGCCGAGGACCAGGCGGACGCCGAAGTTGTGGTAGCCGGCGCGGGTGAAGGCCGCGGCCATGGGGCGGTTGTCGAGGTCGGTGTCGGCACCGATGCGGTGGGCTCCGCGGGCGGCGTGGAAGCGGGTGATCTCGGCGAGGAGTTCGTCGACCAGTCCGCGGCCCCGGTGTTCGGGAAGGACGCCGAGGTAGCCGACGACGGGTCCGCCGTTGTTGGCGGAGGGGATGGCGAAGCCGGCGAGTTCGCCGTCGGCGGTGCGGGCGACGCGCCACCAGCTCCGGTCGCCGGGCATCTGCAGGTAGTCCTGGAGGGTCTCCTCGGCCTGGGCGCGGGCGCCGAGCCGGGCGAGGCCGCGCCGGGTGTCGTCGTCCAGGCTGCCGACGGCGACCCTGCGGAAGATCTCGACGAACACCTCGTCGTCGGGCTCCGCGGCGAACCGCAGGGTTCCGCCCGGCGCGGGTGCCGGCCGCTCCGGCGCGG
The window above is part of the Kitasatospora sp. HUAS MG31 genome. Proteins encoded here:
- a CDS encoding GNAT family N-acetyltransferase — its product is MLFRPTVESDLDRVLSCTVTDPISWADPDRYRRFSADGSYRPAHTWIAEDADGRLLARAVWWTFPASDRPLALDCIWVDDSVPDRVTLAADLLAAAHAAFPGGERLPEYHLFLPPGWRTDAAVHDAVAWRRQAAERAGLTGALERLRYEWTPAPERPAPAPGGTLRFAAEPDDEVFVEIFRRVAVGSLDDDTRRGLARLGARAQAEETLQDYLQMPGDRSWWRVARTADGELAGFAIPSANNGGPVVGYLGVLPEHRGRGLVDELLAEITRFHAARGAHRIGADTDLDNRPMAAAFTRAGYHNFGVRLVLGAP